From Lysobacter silvisoli, the proteins below share one genomic window:
- a CDS encoding GNAT family N-acetyltransferase — MQAPSQLTSFPAGRDDRLTAPALLSERGYALRPLHDGDLPWLRELYASTRAEEMAPVPWPDAAKRAFLASQFALQHQHYLAHYGDSDFLAIERDGAPAGRYYLQRAAPHHLIVDICLLPDERGRGVAAALIAHSQRTAAAQDCGLQLHVQSDNAAARRLYQRLGFVMVEDLRSHLLLRWVQS, encoded by the coding sequence ATGCAGGCGCCGTCGCAGCTCACTTCGTTTCCGGCGGGCCGCGACGACCGCCTGACGGCACCCGCGCTCCTGAGCGAGCGCGGGTACGCCTTGCGGCCGCTGCACGACGGCGACCTGCCCTGGCTGCGCGAGCTCTACGCCAGCACCCGCGCCGAGGAAATGGCCCCGGTGCCCTGGCCCGACGCGGCCAAGCGCGCGTTCCTGGCCAGCCAGTTCGCCTTGCAGCACCAGCACTACCTGGCGCACTACGGCGACTCCGACTTCCTGGCCATCGAGCGCGACGGCGCGCCGGCGGGACGCTACTACCTGCAGCGCGCCGCGCCGCATCACCTGATCGTGGACATCTGCCTGCTTCCGGACGAACGCGGCCGCGGCGTGGCCGCAGCGCTCATCGCCCACAGCCAGCGCACCGCCGCCGCGCAAGACTGCGGCCTGCAATTGCACGTGCAATCGGACAACGCCGCCGCGCGCCGGCTGTACCAGCGTCTGGGCTTCGTGATGGTCGAGGATCTGCGCTCGCACCTGCTGCTGCGCTGGGTGCAGAGCTAG
- a CDS encoding HD domain-containing protein translates to MPADLPALPIDLPPEQWQALQAAYAQPPRAYHNFEHVREVLRHYGEVAAGPGWRQPAEVALAVLYHDAIYEAGRRDNEARSAQLAAEHIARYLPHAGIDVARVRELIELTARHGQIGRDQVDEETALFLDGDMAILGAEPAAFDAYDRGIASEYRGHVPGPLFRLNRRRFLKALLKRERIYLSEHYHARYDAAARNNLRRAVTTKR, encoded by the coding sequence ATGCCTGCCGACCTGCCAGCCCTGCCCATCGACCTGCCGCCCGAGCAATGGCAGGCGCTGCAGGCCGCCTATGCGCAGCCGCCGCGCGCGTACCACAACTTCGAGCACGTTCGCGAAGTGCTGCGCCATTACGGCGAGGTCGCCGCCGGCCCGGGCTGGCGGCAGCCGGCCGAGGTCGCGCTGGCGGTGCTGTACCACGACGCGATCTACGAGGCCGGGCGCCGCGACAACGAGGCGCGCTCGGCGCAGCTCGCGGCCGAGCACATCGCCCGCTATCTGCCCCACGCCGGGATCGACGTGGCGCGGGTGAGGGAACTGATCGAGCTGACCGCGCGCCACGGCCAGATCGGCCGCGACCAGGTCGACGAGGAGACCGCGCTGTTCCTGGACGGCGACATGGCCATCCTCGGCGCGGAACCGGCGGCGTTCGACGCCTACGACCGCGGCATCGCCTCCGAGTACCGCGGCCACGTGCCCGGCCCGCTGTTCCGCCTGAACCGCCGCCGCTTCCTCAAGGCCCTGCTCAAGCGCGAACGCATCTATCTGAGCGAGCATTACCACGCGCGCTATGACGCGGCGGCGCGGAACAATTTGCGGCGGGCGGTGACTACCAAGCGGTGA
- a CDS encoding phage tail protein, whose protein sequence is MTEVFLGQIMLTGFNFAPKGFALCNGQLLAIAQNQALFSLLGTTYGGNGTTNFALPNMQSRTPVGAGNSVDPSWNPSPYNQGEIGGVENVTLLTTQIPQHNHLVNGTNVAGALRNPTNGLYGTNGTNIFGPATGALVPLQGVGPAGGSQPHPNLQPYTVINFVIALVGIYPSRN, encoded by the coding sequence ATGACCGAAGTCTTCCTCGGGCAAATCATGCTCACGGGGTTCAATTTTGCGCCCAAGGGATTTGCCCTGTGCAACGGGCAACTGCTCGCGATTGCGCAAAATCAGGCCCTTTTTTCGTTGCTAGGCACCACCTACGGCGGTAACGGCACCACCAATTTCGCGCTGCCGAACATGCAGTCGCGCACTCCGGTCGGCGCCGGCAACTCGGTCGATCCCAGCTGGAACCCCTCGCCCTACAACCAGGGCGAAATCGGCGGCGTGGAGAACGTGACCCTGTTGACCACCCAGATTCCGCAGCACAACCACCTGGTCAACGGCACCAACGTGGCCGGCGCGCTGCGCAACCCCACCAACGGCCTGTACGGCACCAACGGCACCAACATCTTCGGACCGGCCACCGGCGCCCTGGTCCCGCTGCAGGGTGTGGGCCCGGCCGGCGGCAGCCAGCCGCATCCGAATCTGCAGCCCTACACCGTGATCAATTTCGTGATCGCGCTGGTCGGCATCTATCCGTCGCGCAACTGA
- a CDS encoding putative Ig domain-containing protein, which produces MHQQFAHSVETPRAPSHVFFSSFFSWFALALLLLGSLWPRMAAAAPSTFCPTLSMSVAHSGSQTININHCHGGFGIAAGSAATPHGTRTVGVQSGANIPLTYTHNGDSATSDTFIIKDDFNNDITVTVAIGPASTITIGASPAVALTVGVPFSTTLSGSGGTAPYTFTLDSGPMPPGLSLSGNTISGTPTRRGAYAFTIRATDNVGDSGVRTFSGSAANPTLVLAPQPPPVAAQGIPYSVTFTASGGVPTYAFAHEVASGPLPPGLTLSGATLSGTPTTVGTFTFGIRVTDSSTGTGSYAEIETVTLQVILPPTIVVNPATVPGATVGVAYSQTFTGSGGTAPYTFAITAGALPAGLSLNTTTGALTGTPTAAGTFNFTVRATDANNFSGTRAYTLVSAPPVIVVAPATLPNGAVAAAYSQTVSASGGIAPYTFAVTAGALPAGLTLNTSSGVISGTPTAGGTFNFTVTATGSSTGTGAPHTGSRAYALVIAPPTVNLPATSLANGTQGVAYSATLNPANGGTAPYTYAVTAGALPPGITLTASTGALSGTPTASGTFNFAVIATDSSTGSGPYNSAPRGYALQIVNIPPVANPVSASVAYNSGANPIALNITGGVPTSVAIGTAPLHGTAIASGTSITYQPVAGYAGPDSFTYTATNSAGTSAPATVSITVGNPTITVTAGGPLTAQIGVAYSQTFTWNGGTQPFSGYTVGGLPAGLAITGTTANSVTVSGTPSAAGSFTLSPSATDSSTGNGPFTVSQNFTLSVSAPTLTLTPAAGTLSATYGSAFSQTWVAGGGTPAYTYAISAGALPAGLSLDASTGVLSGTPTVTGLFTFSVRATDSSTGAGAPFARTQNYVLQVAAPTITVSPATVPGAQVGTAYSQALSASGGIAPYTFATTAGALPPGITLSAGTLSGTPTAGGTFNFTITATDNHGQTGSRAYSLTVGAATITVAPASLADGGVAQAYSQTVTASGGTAGYSFAVTAGALPTGLSLATNGAITGTPTAGGSFNFTITATDSSSGSGPYTGSQSYSVLITAATVVLPPSVLPNGTVSSAYGVAINPATGGTAPYSYAVGTGSLPPGLSIGGAGAITGTPTTPGTYSFTLIATDSSTGSGPYSSAPQSYSLQINDIVPVANPVSATVAYGSGANPVTLNITGGIPASVAIGTAPAHGTAIASGTSITYQPAAGYAGPDSFTYTATNSAGTSAPATVTITVGNPTITVTAGAPLTTQVGASYSQTFTWAGGTSPYSGFAVTGLPAGLSISGTTADSVTISGTPTAAGSFSLNASATDSSTGNGPFTVGQVFTLTVGAPTLTMTPAAGNLPMNYGTATTINFASSGGTAPYSYSLAAGSLPVGVSLSSTGVLSGTPTVPGNYNVTVRSTDASTGAGAPFSVQQNYTIVVATPAIAIDPPSLPNGTAATAYSAQLSSTGGVAPYSYSLLAGALPIGMSFSSTGALSGIPRSDGNFSITVRSTDANGQTGSRVYTFTIAPATVVIAPASLPGGVVGVAYSQSLSSSGGIAPYTYSIVSGTLPVGIAFSSAGAISGTPVTAGSYTFVVRSTDDAGYNSTQSYTIVIADAVPVAVNDSATTPSQQAVTIPVTANDSGVITSVAVASAPAHGTATVSGLNVVYTPTGTYFGADSFTYTATGPGGTSAPATVSITVTALPVPVGQPRTATTLAGQPVVIDTTVGATGGPFTGVTLVTPPATGTTTVTGTNITYTPLASASGTVSIVYTLNNAYGASAPITSTVTVNPVPVAVSRRVTANAGVPAVVELTTGATGGPFTAANLVSLSPAGAGTATIASSGSGASASYRLTFTPAATFSGTATATFTLSNAFATSAPATIDFDVIGRPDPTQDAEVMGLLGAQTATARRFATTQIGNFQRRMEGMHDGGSGARFDNGLSFGVDRRCQDEARRTPGSDCRQVSMLDESAPVDNAAAARSGGDGGGLTIWTGGSLNSGDRDSRSGSAGFDFETSGISAGIDTRVNQAFAFGGGIGYGRDNTDVGRNGTRSDGKSYTLAVYGSYHPGESFFVDGLLGYQWLSFDSRRYVTANGALVRGDRDGKQWFASLSLGGDYHRDQLSLTPYARLDIARATLDGYTERGDAIYALRYQDQDVDTTTASLGLRMDYRFPVSYGTFSPQLRLEYQHDFQDDSSVTLSYADLPGGPFYRGEIDGLKRNRFVFGLGAVLQTERDFTLRFEYRGLFGSDDDSDHGVLLNLEKKY; this is translated from the coding sequence ATGCATCAGCAGTTTGCGCATAGCGTGGAGACGCCGCGTGCGCCTTCGCACGTCTTCTTTTCTTCGTTCTTCTCCTGGTTCGCACTAGCGCTGCTGTTGCTGGGCAGCCTGTGGCCGCGGATGGCGGCGGCGGCGCCGTCTACGTTCTGCCCGACGCTGAGCATGTCGGTGGCCCATAGCGGCTCGCAGACGATCAACATCAACCACTGCCACGGCGGCTTCGGTATCGCCGCGGGCAGCGCGGCCACGCCGCACGGCACCCGCACGGTGGGCGTGCAGTCGGGCGCGAATATCCCGTTGACCTACACCCACAACGGCGATAGCGCGACCTCCGACACGTTCATCATCAAGGACGATTTCAACAACGACATCACCGTGACCGTCGCCATCGGTCCGGCGTCGACCATCACCATCGGCGCCAGCCCGGCGGTCGCGCTGACCGTGGGCGTGCCCTTCAGCACCACCCTCAGCGGCAGCGGCGGCACCGCGCCGTACACCTTCACTCTCGATAGCGGCCCCATGCCGCCGGGCCTGAGCCTGAGCGGCAACACCATCAGCGGCACGCCGACCCGGCGCGGCGCCTACGCCTTCACCATCCGCGCCACCGACAACGTCGGCGACAGCGGCGTGCGCACCTTCAGCGGTTCGGCCGCCAATCCGACCCTGGTCCTCGCGCCCCAGCCACCGCCCGTGGCTGCGCAGGGCATCCCCTACTCGGTCACCTTCACCGCCAGCGGCGGCGTGCCCACGTATGCCTTCGCGCACGAAGTCGCGTCCGGCCCGCTCCCGCCCGGCCTCACATTGAGCGGCGCCACCCTGAGCGGCACGCCGACCACCGTGGGCACCTTCACCTTCGGCATTCGCGTCACCGACAGCAGCACCGGCACCGGCAGCTACGCCGAGATCGAGACGGTGACCCTGCAGGTGATCCTGCCGCCGACCATCGTGGTCAACCCGGCCACCGTGCCAGGCGCCACCGTCGGCGTGGCGTACAGCCAGACCTTCACCGGCAGCGGCGGCACCGCGCCGTACACCTTCGCCATCACCGCCGGTGCGCTGCCTGCGGGGCTGAGCCTCAATACCACCACCGGCGCGCTGACCGGCACGCCGACCGCGGCGGGCACGTTCAACTTCACGGTGCGCGCGACCGACGCCAACAACTTCTCCGGCACCCGCGCCTACACCCTGGTGTCGGCGCCGCCGGTGATCGTGGTCGCACCGGCCACGCTGCCCAACGGCGCGGTGGCGGCGGCGTATAGCCAAACCGTCAGCGCCAGTGGCGGCATCGCGCCGTACACCTTCGCGGTCACCGCCGGCGCCTTGCCGGCCGGCCTGACCCTGAACACCAGCAGCGGCGTCATCAGCGGCACGCCGACCGCGGGCGGCACCTTCAATTTCACTGTGACCGCCACCGGCAGCAGTACCGGCACCGGCGCGCCGCACACCGGCTCGCGCGCCTACGCGCTGGTGATCGCACCGCCGACCGTGAACCTGCCGGCGACCAGCCTGGCCAACGGCACCCAGGGCGTGGCCTACAGCGCCACGCTCAATCCGGCCAACGGCGGCACCGCGCCGTACACCTATGCAGTGACCGCGGGTGCTCTGCCGCCGGGCATCACCCTGACCGCCAGCACGGGCGCGCTGTCCGGCACGCCCACGGCCTCGGGCACCTTCAACTTCGCTGTGATCGCGACCGACAGCAGCACCGGCTCCGGCCCGTACAACTCGGCGCCGCGCGGCTATGCGCTGCAGATCGTCAACATTCCGCCGGTGGCCAATCCGGTCTCGGCGTCGGTGGCCTACAACAGCGGCGCCAACCCGATCGCGCTGAACATCACCGGCGGCGTGCCGACCTCGGTCGCCATCGGCACCGCGCCGCTGCACGGCACGGCGATCGCCAGTGGCACCTCGATCACGTATCAGCCGGTCGCCGGTTACGCCGGTCCGGACAGCTTCACCTACACCGCGACCAACAGCGCCGGCACCTCGGCGCCGGCCACGGTCAGCATCACCGTCGGCAACCCGACCATCACCGTGACCGCGGGCGGTCCGCTGACCGCGCAGATCGGCGTGGCCTACAGCCAGACCTTCACCTGGAACGGCGGTACCCAGCCGTTCTCCGGTTACACCGTCGGCGGCCTGCCGGCGGGTCTGGCGATCACCGGCACCACCGCCAACAGCGTGACCGTGTCCGGTACGCCGAGCGCGGCGGGCTCGTTCACGCTCAGCCCGAGCGCGACCGACAGCAGCACCGGCAACGGTCCGTTCACCGTCTCGCAGAACTTCACCCTGTCGGTGAGCGCGCCCACGCTGACGCTGACGCCCGCCGCGGGCACGCTGAGCGCGACCTACGGCAGTGCGTTCAGCCAGACCTGGGTCGCTGGCGGCGGCACCCCGGCCTACACCTATGCGATCTCGGCGGGCGCCTTGCCGGCCGGCCTGAGCCTGGACGCCAGCACCGGCGTGCTGTCGGGCACGCCCACCGTCACCGGTCTGTTCACCTTCTCGGTGCGCGCGACCGACAGCTCCACCGGCGCGGGCGCACCGTTCGCACGCACCCAGAACTACGTGCTGCAGGTGGCGGCGCCGACCATCACGGTTTCGCCGGCCACCGTGCCGGGCGCGCAGGTGGGCACGGCCTACAGCCAGGCCCTGAGCGCCAGCGGCGGCATCGCGCCGTACACGTTCGCCACCACCGCCGGCGCCTTGCCGCCGGGCATCACCCTGAGCGCCGGCACCCTGAGCGGTACGCCGACCGCGGGCGGCACCTTCAACTTCACCATCACCGCCACCGACAACCACGGCCAGACCGGCTCGCGCGCCTACAGCCTGACCGTGGGCGCGGCGACGATCACCGTGGCGCCGGCCTCGCTGGCCGACGGTGGCGTGGCCCAGGCCTACAGCCAGACCGTGACCGCTTCGGGCGGCACCGCCGGCTATAGCTTCGCGGTCACCGCGGGCGCGTTGCCGACCGGCCTGAGCCTGGCCACGAACGGCGCGATCACCGGTACGCCCACCGCCGGCGGCAGCTTCAACTTCACCATCACCGCCACCGACAGCAGCTCGGGCAGCGGCCCGTACACCGGTTCGCAGTCCTACAGCGTGCTGATCACCGCCGCGACCGTGGTGCTGCCGCCGTCGGTCCTGCCCAACGGCACGGTCAGCAGCGCCTACGGCGTGGCGATCAATCCGGCCACCGGCGGCACCGCGCCTTACAGTTATGCCGTCGGCACCGGCAGCCTGCCGCCGGGCCTGTCGATCGGCGGCGCCGGCGCCATCACCGGCACGCCGACCACGCCGGGCACCTACAGCTTCACCCTGATCGCCACCGACAGCAGCACCGGCAGCGGCCCGTACTCGTCGGCGCCGCAGAGCTACAGCCTGCAGATCAACGACATCGTGCCGGTGGCCAACCCGGTCAGCGCGACGGTGGCCTATGGCAGCGGCGCCAACCCGGTGACGCTGAACATCACCGGCGGCATTCCGGCCTCGGTGGCCATCGGCACCGCGCCCGCGCACGGCACGGCGATCGCCAGCGGCACCTCGATCACGTACCAGCCGGCCGCCGGTTATGCCGGTCCGGACAGCTTCACCTACACCGCGACCAACAGCGCCGGCACCTCGGCGCCGGCCACGGTCACCATCACCGTCGGTAACCCGACCATCACCGTGACCGCGGGCGCTCCGCTGACCACCCAGGTCGGCGCCAGCTACAGCCAGACCTTCACCTGGGCCGGCGGCACTTCGCCGTACAGCGGTTTCGCCGTCACCGGTCTGCCGGCCGGTCTGAGCATCAGCGGCACCACCGCCGACAGCGTGACCATCTCGGGCACGCCGACGGCGGCGGGCAGCTTCAGCCTCAACGCCAGCGCCACCGACAGCAGCACCGGCAACGGTCCGTTCACCGTGGGTCAGGTCTTCACCCTGACCGTGGGCGCGCCGACGCTGACGATGACCCCGGCCGCGGGCAACCTGCCGATGAACTACGGCACGGCCACCACCATCAACTTCGCCAGCAGCGGCGGCACCGCGCCGTACAGCTATTCGCTGGCCGCCGGTTCGCTGCCGGTGGGCGTGAGCCTGAGTTCGACCGGCGTGCTCAGCGGTACGCCGACCGTGCCGGGCAACTACAACGTCACCGTGCGCTCCACCGATGCCAGCACCGGCGCGGGCGCGCCGTTCTCGGTGCAGCAGAACTACACCATCGTGGTGGCGACGCCGGCGATCGCCATCGATCCGCCCAGCCTGCCCAACGGCACCGCGGCCACGGCCTACAGCGCGCAGCTCAGCTCCACCGGCGGCGTCGCGCCGTACAGCTACTCGCTGCTGGCCGGTGCGCTGCCGATCGGCATGAGCTTCAGCTCGACCGGCGCGCTCTCGGGCATCCCGCGTTCGGACGGCAACTTCAGCATCACCGTGCGCTCCACCGACGCCAACGGCCAGACCGGCAGCCGCGTGTACACCTTCACCATCGCCCCGGCGACGGTGGTGATCGCGCCGGCCAGCCTGCCGGGCGGCGTGGTGGGCGTGGCCTACTCGCAAAGCCTGAGCAGCAGCGGCGGCATCGCGCCGTACACCTACTCGATCGTGTCCGGCACGCTGCCGGTCGGCATCGCCTTCAGCTCGGCCGGCGCCATCAGCGGTACGCCGGTGACCGCCGGCAGCTACACCTTCGTGGTGCGCTCCACCGACGATGCCGGCTACAACAGCACCCAGAGCTACACCATCGTGATCGCCGACGCGGTCCCGGTGGCGGTGAACGACAGCGCGACCACGCCGTCGCAGCAGGCGGTGACCATTCCGGTCACGGCCAACGACAGCGGCGTGATCACCTCGGTCGCGGTGGCCAGCGCTCCGGCGCACGGCACCGCCACGGTCAGCGGCCTGAACGTGGTCTACACGCCGACCGGCACCTACTTCGGCGCCGACAGCTTCACCTACACCGCGACCGGTCCGGGCGGCACGTCGGCCCCGGCTACGGTGTCGATCACCGTCACCGCGCTGCCGGTGCCGGTGGGCCAGCCGCGCACCGCCACCACCCTGGCGGGCCAGCCGGTCGTCATCGACACCACCGTGGGCGCCACCGGCGGTCCGTTCACCGGCGTGACCCTGGTGACGCCGCCGGCCACCGGCACCACCACGGTGACCGGCACCAACATCACCTACACCCCGCTGGCCTCGGCCTCGGGCACGGTGAGCATCGTCTACACCTTGAACAACGCCTACGGCGCTTCGGCTCCGATCACCTCCACGGTCACGGTCAATCCGGTGCCGGTCGCGGTCTCGCGCCGGGTCACCGCCAACGCGGGCGTCCCGGCGGTGGTCGAGCTGACCACCGGCGCCACCGGCGGTCCGTTCACCGCGGCCAACCTGGTGTCGCTGTCGCCGGCCGGTGCGGGCACCGCCACGATCGCGTCCTCGGGCAGCGGCGCCAGCGCGAGCTACCGCCTGACGTTCACCCCGGCGGCCACGTTCTCCGGCACCGCCACGGCCACGTTCACCCTGAGCAACGCGTTCGCGACCTCGGCGCCGGCGACGATCGACTTCGACGTCATCGGCCGCCCGGATCCGACCCAGGACGCGGAAGTGATGGGCCTGCTGGGCGCGCAGACCGCCACCGCGCGGCGCTTCGCCACCACCCAGATCGGCAACTTCCAGCGTCGTATGGAAGGCATGCACGACGGCGGCAGCGGCGCGCGCTTCGACAACGGCCTGAGCTTCGGCGTCGACCGCCGCTGCCAGGACGAGGCGCGGCGCACGCCGGGCAGCGATTGCCGTCAGGTGTCGATGCTCGACGAGTCCGCGCCGGTCGACAACGCCGCGGCCGCGCGCAGCGGCGGCGACGGCGGCGGCCTGACCATCTGGACCGGCGGTTCGCTCAACAGCGGCGACCGCGACAGCCGTTCGGGCAGCGCGGGCTTCGACTTCGAGACCAGCGGCATCAGCGCCGGTATCGACACCCGCGTGAACCAGGCCTTCGCCTTCGGCGGCGGCATCGGCTACGGCCGCGACAACACCGACGTCGGCCGCAACGGCACCCGCAGCGACGGCAAGAGCTACACCCTGGCCGTGTACGGCAGTTACCACCCGGGCGAGAGCTTCTTCGTCGACGGCCTGCTGGGCTACCAGTGGCTGTCGTTCGACTCGCGCCGCTACGTGACCGCCAACGGCGCGCTGGTGCGCGGCGACCGCGACGGCAAGCAGTGGTTCGCCTCGCTGTCGCTGGGCGGCGATTACCACCGCGACCAGCTGTCGCTGACCCCGTACGCGCGCCTGGACATCGCCCGCGCCACGCTGGACGGCTACACCGAGCGCGGCGACGCGATCTATGCGCTGCGTTACCAGGATCAGGATGTGGACACCACCACCGCCAGCCTGGGCCTGCGCATGGATTACCGCTTCCCGGTCAGCTACGGCACGTTCTCGCCGCAGCTGCGCCTGGAGTACCAGCACGACTTCCAGGACGACAGCTCGGTGACCCTGAGCTACGCCGACCTGCCGGGCGGGCCGTTCTACCGCGGCGAAATCGACGGTCTCAAGCGCAACCGGTTCGTGTTCGGCCTGGGCGCGGTGTTGCAGACCGAGCGCGACTTCACCCTGCGGTTCGAGTACCGCGGCCTGTTCGGCAGCGACGACGATAGCGACCATGGCGTGCTGCTGAACCTGGAGAAGAAGTACTGA
- a CDS encoding phage tail protein gives MTEPFIGEIQLFGFNFPPRGWAFCNGTTLAIQQNTALFSLLGTQYGGNGQTTFQLPNFVNRVAIEQGQGPGLTPHSIGEVYGSNTVTLTQNTIPSHTHPLTVYNQPDESKRTATPAAGNYLGLPTTGNPFVQNATANAQFSPNMIGPAGGGQPHENRQPYLATNFCIALQGVFPSFG, from the coding sequence ATGACCGAACCTTTCATCGGCGAAATCCAGCTGTTCGGCTTCAACTTCCCGCCGCGCGGCTGGGCCTTCTGCAACGGCACCACCCTGGCGATCCAGCAGAACACCGCGCTGTTCTCGCTGTTGGGCACCCAGTACGGCGGCAACGGCCAGACCACCTTCCAACTGCCCAACTTCGTCAACCGCGTGGCGATCGAACAGGGCCAGGGCCCGGGCCTGACCCCGCACAGCATCGGCGAGGTGTACGGCAGCAACACGGTGACCCTGACCCAGAACACCATCCCGTCGCACACCCACCCGCTGACCGTCTACAACCAGCCCGACGAAAGCAAGCGCACCGCCACGCCGGCAGCGGGCAACTACCTGGGCCTGCCGACCACGGGCAATCCCTTCGTGCAGAACGCCACCGCCAACGCCCAGTTCAGCCCCAACATGATCGGGCCGGCCGGCGGCGGCCAGCCGCACGAAAACCGCCAGCCCTACCTCGCGACGAACTTCTGCATCGCGTTGCAGGGCGTGTTCCCCAGCTTCGGCTGA
- a CDS encoding excalibur calcium-binding domain-containing protein, producing MRWRIAGLILAAACWAPPVAGHGGGLDKHGCHNDRRNGGYHCHRGGGAAAPARESARDEAASFVFDRGPARSGGAYRNCSEARAAGAAPLSRGEPGYGAHLDRDGDGIACEPYRGR from the coding sequence GTGCGCTGGCGCATCGCGGGACTGATCCTGGCCGCGGCCTGTTGGGCGCCGCCCGTGGCCGGCCATGGCGGCGGGCTGGACAAGCACGGCTGCCATAACGACCGCCGCAACGGCGGTTATCACTGCCACCGCGGTGGCGGCGCGGCTGCGCCGGCACGCGAGTCCGCTCGCGATGAGGCGGCTTCGTTCGTGTTTGATCGCGGGCCTGCGCGGTCGGGCGGCGCCTACCGCAATTGCAGCGAAGCCCGCGCCGCTGGCGCCGCGCCCTTGAGCCGCGGCGAGCCTGGGTACGGCGCGCATCTGGATCGCGATGGCGACGGGATCGCCTGCGAGCCGTATCGGGGGCGGTGA
- a CDS encoding phage tail protein, translating to MSTPYVGEIRMFGFSRVPNGWFACDGSLKSIAEYEVLYTLLGTTYGGDGINTFAVPDLRGRVPIHQGHGQGLGTYVIGQMAGSESVTLIQGQLPIHNHPLMATTALATTGAVGNTVLPAAVSGETMYVTDITGATGAALAANAIVATGGNQPHDNEMPTLTVQFCIAWAGIFPSQG from the coding sequence ATGAGCACCCCTTACGTCGGAGAAATCCGGATGTTCGGCTTTTCGCGCGTGCCCAACGGCTGGTTCGCTTGCGACGGCTCGCTTAAGTCCATCGCCGAGTACGAGGTTCTGTACACCCTGCTCGGCACCACCTACGGCGGCGACGGCATCAACACCTTCGCCGTGCCCGACCTGCGCGGCCGCGTGCCGATCCACCAGGGCCACGGCCAGGGCCTGGGCACCTACGTGATCGGGCAGATGGCCGGCAGCGAGAGCGTCACCCTGATCCAGGGCCAGCTGCCCATCCACAACCACCCGCTCATGGCCACCACCGCCCTGGCCACCACCGGCGCGGTCGGCAACACCGTTCTGCCCGCCGCGGTCTCCGGCGAAACCATGTACGTCACCGACATCACCGGCGCCACCGGCGCGGCGCTGGCGGCCAACGCGATCGTCGCCACCGGCGGCAACCAGCCGCACGACAACGAAATGCCGACGCTGACGGTGCAGTTCTGCATCGCCTGGGCGGGCATCTTCCCGTCGCAGGGCTGA
- a CDS encoding sulfurtransferase — protein sequence MILNVAAYHFVRIDDPDALAGTLRERAEAAELRGTVLVAEEGVNLFLAGAEDVLKGYLDALRADPRFADLQAKLSHSRAQPFDRLKVKRKSEIVTFRRDGATPLPQRAPTVSPERLAAWLDQGHDDDGRRVVLLDTRNREEIGYGAFAGALTLPIDNFVDLPEALAPHRAELADATVVSYCTGGIRCEKAALWLREDGMDNLLQLDGGILGYFERVGGRHYDGRCFVFDQRVALDAQLQPLVDGATG from the coding sequence ATGATTCTCAACGTCGCCGCCTACCACTTCGTCCGCATCGACGATCCCGACGCCCTGGCCGGGACCCTGCGCGAGCGCGCGGAGGCGGCCGAGCTGCGCGGCACCGTGCTGGTGGCGGAGGAGGGCGTGAACCTGTTCCTGGCCGGCGCCGAGGATGTACTCAAGGGATACCTGGACGCGTTGCGCGCCGACCCGCGCTTCGCCGATCTGCAGGCCAAGCTCAGCCACAGCCGCGCCCAGCCCTTCGACCGGCTCAAGGTCAAGCGCAAAAGCGAGATCGTGACCTTCCGCCGCGACGGCGCCACGCCGCTGCCGCAGCGCGCGCCCACGGTGTCGCCGGAGCGGCTGGCCGCCTGGCTGGACCAGGGCCACGACGACGATGGCCGGCGCGTCGTGCTGCTGGACACGCGCAATCGCGAGGAGATCGGCTACGGCGCCTTCGCCGGCGCGCTGACCCTGCCCATCGACAACTTCGTCGACCTGCCCGAGGCGCTGGCGCCGCACCGCGCCGAGCTGGCCGACGCCACCGTGGTCAGCTATTGCACCGGCGGCATCCGCTGCGAGAAGGCCGCGTTGTGGCTGCGCGAGGACGGCATGGACAACCTGCTGCAGCTCGACGGCGGCATCCTGGGCTATTTCGAGCGCGTCGGCGGCCGCCACTACGACGGCCGCTGCTTCGTCTTCGACCAGCGCGTGGCCCTGGATGCGCAGCTGCAACCACTGGTAGACGGCGCCACCGGCTGA